The Parcubacteria group bacterium ADurb.Bin159 genomic interval TCTTTTTTAAATTTTTTCTAATTAGGCAATATTGTATTATAATGAGGTAATAATTAAGAGAGCGAGCCCACTATTTGTGCGCAGAAGGGCTAGGTAAGGACAACATTTCGCAAAGCGAAACTGGAAAATTGCGGCAACAAAAAAACAAGGGCGAAACAAATTATTTGATGGTGGACCCGCGGGGAGTCGCACCCCGGACTCCTCCATGCCATGGAGGCATTTTACTGCTATACTACGGGCCCAATGCCCAAGGCGGGAGTCGAACCCGCATGCTCAAATGAGCACAGCTCCTCAAGCTGCCGCGTGTACCTGTTTCGCCACTTGGGCTTGTTATTCTTTTATTTCTTTTAGTTTCTTTTTGTAATCTCTTAAATAATACAATTTTGCCCTATTAACCTTATGTCTTTTTACCACTTCAATTTTTTTAATAGATGGAGAATAAATAGGAAAAATTTTTTCTACCCCAATGCCACCAATAGCTATTTTGCGTACAGTTATGGTCGCTCCAGCTTCTTTTCTCCCGTGGTGAGACAAAACTATTCCTTCAAAAACCTGTACTCTCTCTTTGGGATTGCCTTTAGCATCTGTATCAATAAATTTTTCATATACTCGAATGACCATTCCCGGCTTAATATCGGGTAAAGGCTCTTTTTTGTTTTGTTCCTCCTCTATTTCAGCTTCATTTTTTTTTGTTTTATTTTCTTCTGCCATAATATAGAAAAATTAAAAATCAAATTTTAAAATACAAAATTAAAGTAACCTATAAATTATTAATCCTTTGTTCTAAAAGCTATTTAAAAATTATCTCTTTTACTTTTTCCACCGCTTCGTTTAATTTTCCCTCCTTATTAATCACTACAGCATCCCAAAAAGATAAATTTTTTATTTCTTCTCGCGCTTCTTTTAATCTTTTTTTTATAACCTCAGGTTTATCCTGCCCTCTTTTTTTTAAACGTTTTTCTAAGTTGTCTATATTTTCCGGGGCAATGAAAATAACTTTTGAATTAGGAAATTCTTTTTTTATTGTTTTAGCCCCCTGAGGGTCTACTTTAAATATAATGGGCAATGGATCGTTCAAATATTTTTCTACATCTTTTTTTTGTGAACCATAATAATAGCCATAAACATCTGCCCATTCAACCAATTTATTTTTTCTAATTAAATCTTCAAATTCTTCTTTTGAGATAAACCAATAGGGATTTCCTTGGCTTTCACCCTGCCTCATTGGTCTGGTGGTTGTAGTAATAATTTCTCTAAATTCTAATCCTTGCTTTTTAAGTTCGCTAATTATTGTATCTTTGCCCACACCAGAGGGGCCGGAAACAACGAAGATATTGTTCATTTTAAAGTATTTAAAAAATTTTGTAAATCAGAAGGAAGAGGACATTTAAATTTCAAAAATTTGCCATTTGGCTGGTAAAAACTGAGATAAATACAATGAAGGAAAAGGCGATTCAATAAAATAGGCTGATTTTTAAACTTATAATCTTTGTCTCCAACAATGGGTATTTTTATATAAGATAAATGAGCTCTTATTTGGTGTGTTCTACCAGAGAGAGGGATTATCTCCAAAAGAGTAAAATCTTGATATTCTTTAAGTGTCTTATATTTTGTTTTGGCTGGTTTAGATAATTTAAGATTAGTATAGCCGGCAACTATTTTCCCCTTCTTGGTCCAACCTATGGGGACGTCAATAATTCCTTTTTTTTCCAGCGGTCTACCATAAACCAAGCCAATATATTTTTTTTTAACTCTTTCTTTTTTAAATTCAGAAATTAAATAATTATAAAAATAATTATTTTTAGCCACTACCAATAAACCGGAAACGTCTTTATCTAAACGGTGAACAATGCCCGGTCTACCGGCTTGTCCAACATTGGCTATAAATGGATAGTGTTCTAAAATGGATTGGACCAAAGTATTTTCTTTCTCGTATTTTGTAGGATGAACCATCACCCCTCCCGGTTTATTTAAAATTAAAAAGTCTTCAGTTTCAAAAATTATATTTAAATTTGACATTTTCTAAATTTAGGGCTCACAACCCTAATTTCAAAAATTCGTCTTAGAACGTAGATTTGATGCGGATTAGGGAAGGATGTCTTTTGGGGACTGTCCCCCACTAAGAAGAATGGTTTGCTCTTTGGTGGCTAAGTTTTTGGCTTGGATTTTTAAATGTGGAATTGGTTTAATATTTTCCACATTTAAAATCGCTAAAACTTTTTTTAAACTATTTTGTTTATCCTCCTCTAAATAATAGGGTATAAAAATTTTGGGTTCTAATTCTTTTTTAAAATTGCTAATATCAGATGGCTTTATTTCGTTTAGCCCAATGGGAAAAATTAAAATATCTGTATTCAAAAAAAGATCCGACGATTCGTCTTTAGGTAATGTTTTTATTGGACTAAAAAATAATAAATTTATATTTTCGGCTGAAATTTGATAACATATTGATTTATGCTCCTTATCCAAAAACCGAGCATTAATAAAAATACCTTTTACTTCATATTCTCCAGGCCCTAAAATTATAAAACTATTTCCCGTATCTTTAATTTGATTTTTTTCTGAAGTGAACAAAATAACGTCTGCTTGAACCGGCTTTTTAGGGTCAATAAAAATTACTTTTCCGTCTAAAAGAATAATTTTAAAAGTTGTATTGCCTTGCCAAATAAGGACCATAATAAAAAATCAAAAATCAAAATGAAAATGTAAAAATTAAAGTAATTATCTACAGTAATTTTTTTATATTACATATAGTAGATTTCGGTTTTTACAATTTTTTTATAAAGATTCTCGTATTCTTTGGCTGATTTTTGCCACGAAAAATCTTGCTTCATTAATAGGCAGATCACTTTATGCCAAAAATTTTTTTTGTTAAAAAGAGATAAACCATATTGAACCGCTTTCCATAATTTATTACTATCATATTCAGTAAAAATAAGACCATTACCGTTTAATTTTTTGCCGAAAAAAATTTTTTTAAGCTTTAACGGTTTAACCGTATCCTTTAAACCTCCCACTTTTCGAACAATAGGACAACTGCCGTATCTCATAGCTATCATCTGCCCCAAACCGCAGGGTTCAAATTTAGAGGGCATTAAGAAAAAGTCACTAGCGGCATAAATTTGACGAGATAAGGGCTCGTTAAATTCAATAAAAACTTTTACATTTTCTTTATATTTTTGGGCTATTTTTTTTAAAGCATTTTCTGTCTCTTTTTCTCCTTGTCCTAAAATAACTATATCGGCGTAAGAAACAAGAGAGGGAATAATTTTAAGCACTAAATCAATGCCCTTTTGAAAAGTTAAGCGGGAAACAATTGCAAATAACGGCCTGTCTTCCCATGTTTTTAAACCAATTTTCCGTTTAAGTTCAATTTTATTATTTTTTTTATTTTTAAGCGATTTAACTGAATAATAATGAAATATATTTGGATCAGTTTCAGGGTTAAAATTTTCATAATCAATACCATTTAGAATGCCGCAAAAATTGTTTTGTCTTTTTTGAAAATAACTTTGCAATCCTCGGGAAAAATAAGGTTTTGTTAAAATCTCTCGGGCATAATTAGGACTTACTGTGTTTATAAAATCAGCAGTTAAAACTCCCTGTTGCATAGAATTAAAATCTCTGCCAAATGGACCATAAAATGGTTCTTCCAAACTAAAATATTCGTTTCCTTCAAATTTCAAAAAATTCATTGTCTCTTGCCAATTCCATCTCCCCTGCATAGCTAAATTATGAATAGTAAAAAGAACTTTCGGCTTTTTAATATAACGATTATCTAATTTCAAAAAAAGAGGAACAGTGGCTGTATGCCAATCTTGAATATGATAAATATCCGGATGCCAATTTAATGCCCAAGGAATTTCTAAAATACTTTTAGAAAAAAAGAGAAATCTTTTTATTTCATTAAATTGACCATTTTCGCTGTAAATTGGTCCTTCACTTAAATATTTTTTATTTTCTATAAGATAAATAGGTATTTTGGTTTGAGGCAGAGGGGTTTGGTAAATATTTATTATCTGTTTATCGTCTCCAATCTGAACTGGAATATTTTTTGATAAAAGAGATAGAGGATATTTTTTTTGTATTATTTCCTCATAAAGAGGAAGAACAAGCCTTATGTCTTGTCCAAAATCAAAAAGATATTTTGGCAAAGCTCCGGTTACATCAGCTAATCCCCCTACTTTAGCTAAGGGAGCTATTTCTGCTGAGACGAAAAGAATCTTCATAAAGCGATTTCTTCAAATTTATGAACTGTTTTAAAATATTCCCAAAGAGAAAAAATAAGCACTCCCCAATTTAAAGGTAAATCTCCGTGATAATCAGAACCACAAGTAATAAAAAGATTAAATTCTTTGGCTATTCTTTGCCAATAATCTTGTTCTGCCCAAGAGTGGTGGGAACTAATTGCTTCTAATCCATCTAAACCAAGTTCTTTTAAATTTTTAATAATCTCCCAATCTTTAAATCTGAGGTGTTCTCCTGGGTGGGCTAAAACCGCTTTGCCCCGAGCTTGATGAATTAACTTTATAGCCTCGCGCGCGGGAATTTCCGTTTCTGGACAAAGAAAAAAATATTTTTTAAAATAAAACCCAATAACATCCCCTACTCCCAAAATCTGGTTTTGCCGTAAATTCATTTCTTGTTTTAATTTTTTAAAATTATTCCCTTCCATTAAAATTCCTGCTACCTTACCTAAACCTTGATAAACCGAAGGACCATTAAACACCTCTTTTTCTTCAATTTCCCACTTATCTTTTTTAAGAACCCGAACAATGTTTTTTAAAACAGATATTCTTTGCTCTTGTAATTGATTTAATGCTTTTTTAAGGTCAAAATTATTTCTATCAAAATTATAACCTAAAAGATGAAGATGGTATTGATTAAAATTAGTATAAATTTCTACGCCGGGAATAATTTTAATGTTTTGTTTTTCTCCGGCTGTTATCATCTCTTCAATGCCTTCTATCCCATTATGGTCAGTCAAAGAAAGTGTTTTTATGCCAAAGCCCTTAGCTTTTTCAATTAAATCAATCGGACTTAACACGCCGTCAGAATAATGAGAATGAATATGTAAATCAATAAAGGACATAATATAAATAGCATAAACAATGCTTTTTTTTATTATAAGACGATTTTAAGATTATTCAAGCTCTCTTCAGCTTTTTCTAATAATATTTTTAGCCCTTGAGATTTATATTGAGGATTTGGCTCAATAAAAGCATGGATAGCGGCTATTTGTAAATACTTGTTAGATTTTAAATAAAATAATCTCTTCTTTTCCAAATCAGATATATTTTTTTGAAAATAATTTTCACAAAAACTATCAATAATTTTATTTTTTATTCTCTCTTTTGAGGGGCAATAATAACGGAACATTGATTCTGTTTGAACAATAAAACTAGCTACATCAATTAACGGGTCATCTAAACAGCTATCTCCGAAATCTATAACACCGATTTTACCTTGTTCTATTAAAATAATATTTCCCCAATGAAAATCCCTATGAATTAACACAAGAGGACCTTTATAGGAAATTCCCTGTTTTTTCTTCTCTTGCCAAAGTTCGTCTAAAAGATAACGCATTTGAGGATAAAATTCCGGCGCGCATTTTCTAACTAAAAACGCCCAATGACGGCGACTGGACAACTCAAGGTACTCCCCTCCTTTCCGAAATAAATTTCTTGATTTCGGCGGAATAGGCAGATGATGTAATTTGTAAAGAAAATTAGCTATAGCGGGCGTATTAGTTAAAAGAGGATTTAAATTTTTATGCTCTTCCAGCATATTCTGAAAATTTATTCCTTCCAAATTTTCATAAAGAATCATATTTAACGAAGAAATATAATCAAGCGGATGAGAGACCAAACCAGTAAAACCGTTTTCTTCTAAAAAACAAAGGGATTGATAATGTCTTTTGGGGCAAAGATGTAAACTATTAATTTTCGCTCTAACAATTTTCGTTTTCTTTTTATTTTTAAAAGCAATATCAAGATTATATTGAAGAGATATGTTTCTAAATTTCCCTCGGAAATTTCTGTTAATTTTAATATCTAAATTCAAAAGTTTTTGCGCTCCGGGAAAATATTTTTTAATTCGTGGAGAAAAAAAATCTCTTGCCCAATTAATATCAAGAGCTTTTTTAGCATTAATTTTTTTATTGACTGGTTCAAAAAGCATAAAAAATTAAAATCGTGCCCGCCTACCAATAAGACAGGGTCTACCCTAATTGCCAAATTAATTTGCGTAGATAGAAATCAAGATACCCTAAAATTTTTTTTAAATAGTCCTTAAATGAATATTTGATATGTTTGCCTTTATTATTTTTTGGGGAAAATCCGCTAATTTTAAATTTAAAATTAAAGGGAGCGGAAATAATATAAGGTATTTTTATTTCTAAATGAGAATTTTTTCTTTTAAAGGGCAAAGGAACCCAAGCAATATTCTCGGCTAAAAGCGAAATAGTTAGATATTTTCCTTTATTTTTATCTTTGGTTTTTAGAAATTGGAAAAAATGATAAAGAACGCTGTTTTCATCTATAATAATTTTTAATTTATCTTTAAAAACATAATATTTATTTTGGCCAGGATTTTGATGAAATCCTTCTTTCTCAAACTTCGCTTGACTATAACTATCCCAAACATTTTTTTCTAATTGATAAGTAATGTCTCCTGCCGGTATTTCAGTAAGATAAAAATTGTTAAATTTATCCCAACTAAAACCCAAAGGGTGAGATGCTTCACCAAAAGATTTCCCCTCTTGCCATTCTAAAAACGCTTTTTCCAAAAATTCTAAAAGTTTTTTTCTCTGAACTTTAATAAATTCTTCTTGGCTAAACTCTTCAAAATGCTTTTGAGCAAAAGGAGAAAATTCTTTAACATTATATTCCCAATATGATTTCAGGGAAGGAAGATGGCGGCTTATAGACAGGTCGTCAATAACATGTAAAACATCATAAATATCCGCTCCACTTTTTAATTTATAAATAGCATCTCGCCATTTAATTGCTTTTTCAAATTCCTGCTTTTCTATCGCTTTTTTCATTTCATCTTCAAACTCTAAAATCATTGAATTGTATGTCGCTCCATAAACTCTTTCTTTGTACGGCTTATTATTTTGCGAAGTGCGATAGGCTTTTCTATACGCCTCCCTGATTAATCCTTGGCGTTGCCAAGAAAAAGCAAGATCTATAATTTCCTGGTAATATTTTTCTGCTTTTGCTTTAATTTCTGAAGAAATGTTTTCTGCAGAAAAAATTACATCTTTTAACGCCCAAGCTCCTTCTTCTATCATCTCTAAACTCCACCAAGGTTTGGCTGATGCCCACCAATAACTATCGGAAGATATGGCTTTATCAAGTTTTTCTCTTATTATATGATAATTAGCTTCATTTTTTAAATTTTTAACTTGGTCGATAACAAAATAAGTAAACTCCCATTGTTTTTGATGAATAGGATTTGATGGGTCTTGCCAAAGTAAAAAAGGATAGCTTTTTAGAGTATTTTTTTCTTTTTCTAAATAAAAATCTTGTTCCTCTGAAGACCAAGTAGAAGGGCGAATAGAAATTTTTTCTTTTGTTTTTAATTTATTAACAACTTCTGTGCCCTTACAAAAACAAGAAGAAAAATCAGGTGATTTGTAAATATCAAAAAGAAATTCTTGAAGACCTGGACGATGATGACCAAAAGTTTCCGCATCCATAACCGTTAAAATATATTTTTTCTTTTTTAGGTCTTCGCCGATTTCTTCTTTTAAAGAATTAATATTTCTTAAAATCGCCGAAAGAATAAGAACGCTTAACCTTTTATAGCGAAATAAAATTTTTAAATCTTTTGTCCCTTCTATGGAATATACTTGATTAAAATCCGGCTTGCCTAAAGGAGCGGCTAATTCTTCGGCAATAATCCAAGAAAAGCCAAGATTTTCTATAATTTTAGCTAAATTCAAATTAATAGCCAATTCCGGAGAGAAAAAACCCAATAAATCAACCTTCCCTAAATATTTAATTAAGGTTTTATTATTTAGATTAACTTGACGAACAATTTCTTCCTCCGGCAAAAGGGGTAAAAAGGGGTGATATATAGCTGAACCGGTCAATTCAATTTGCTCTCTTTTTATTAATATTTTTAAATTTTCAATAATATCCACAAAACCATATTTATCCAATAATTCCAAAAGTCCGCCATTGATATTAAAAACCGCCTTAGCTTTAGAATTAGATAAGAACCCCTTAATTAAGGGACGGTAACTTTCATTAACCACTCTCTCTAAAATATCAAATTGCTGATTAAAGGGCTGATAAAAATGAAGAAAATTTATCCAAGACATAAAAATTTATTTTTCTCCTATCGATTTAGTCATTATACAACGACCGGATTTTAGACATTTATCTATTTCTTGATCAATTTTATTTTTAATAGTTTGGGCTTGGTTAAAATAAGATACGGGTAAATCTTTTTTTAGGAGGGTAAAAATTTTTAAAAATAAATCAACACTACGAAAGACAATATGGGGATTCCACCAAGGATTAGCTGACGCCCACCAATAACCATCGCTTGATAAGGCCTCATCTAAAAGCCGCCGCGCTGACTTAAAATTGGAATTTCCCCTACCTAATTTTATGGCTTTCAAAGCAAGCTCAGTTAATTGCCATTGGTACTGATGAATAATATTTTCCGGATGTTTCCATAGACCATAAGGAATATTATTTTGTAATTGCTCTTCAGTAGAAGACCAGCTTGAAGACAATGGTTCTACTGTTTTTTCTTTCTTAAAGAGAGAAAAGGATTCTTTCCCTAATAAAATTTTTATTTTTGGATTTAAAAGCAATTTAGCCCAAATCTCATCTCTTTTTTTAAAATGATGCCCCAAATTTTCTCCGTCAAAAGCAGTGATGAGAATATTTTTAGAACGACCATCTTCTTTTAACACCGACCAAAATTTGGCTTCATCTCTTAAATCTTTGTCAAAAAAAACATTACTTAATATTCTATGGCGGAAAATAACTAATAAATTTAATTTATCAATACGCCAATTGTTATTAAAAATATCTTGTCCTATTTTGCCGTTATAAGAAATTTCATCTAAAATAATATATTTATATCCCAATTTATCTATAATTTGAGCTGTTTTTTTATTATAAGCCAATTCGGGAAGAAAAAAACCATAAGGCCGAGGCTGCCAAAATTTTCCAAAATGTTTAGAACACGTCTCCTCATTTAGTTTAATTTGCCGAATCGCTTCTTTTTGAGGCAAAAGAGGTAAAATGGGGTGATATTTTGCTGAACCCAAAAATTCAATTTGTCCCTTTTCAGCCAAAAATTTAATCTGATTTAAAATATGATTATAACCAAAATTATTAAAATGCTCAACCAAAGAAGCGCTGACATTCAAAGTAATTTTTATATAAGGATTTTTTTCTAAAATATTTAAAATAGGCTGATATGCTTCATCAACCACTTTGTCCACAATTTTTTTTGTCTGCCACGAAGGCTGATAAAAATGTAGAACGTTTACCCAAAACATAAAAAATCGTGTAATTGTTTTTATATATTATTTCTTGTTAATTTCTATTGCTTTTTCATACAAAGCCACATATTTTTCCGCTGGCAATACCCAGGAATAAGATTGCTTCATGCTTTTAACTACTAAATTTCTCCATTTTCGCCGATGTTTATAATTTTCTAAAGCTCGAGTAATAGCCATCAATAAATCAGAAGAACTGTAAGAAGTGAAAACAAAACCGTTTCCTTTCTCGGTTGTGGGATTGTAGTCAGTAATAGTATCAGTTAAACCACCAACTTTATAAACTATAGGAATAGAGCCATAACGAAGACTAATCAATTGTGAAATGCCGCAAGGTTCAAAACGAGAAGGCATTAAATAAAGATCTGAAGCAGCGTAAATTTTTCTACTTAAATCTTCACGAAAAGGAGTAATAAAAAGAAATTTTTTGGGATATTGTTTTTGAACTTTTTTAAAAGTTTTAATATAAGATTTTTCCCCGCTTCCAATAATAGCGATTTGCAAAGGGAGCACTAATAATTTATCTAATATTTGCAAAATCAACTCAAAGCCCTTTTGCTCTGTTAAACGATTAGCCATACCAATTAAAGGTAAATTTCGATTAACTTCTAGATTGTATTCTTTTTGCAAAAGCACTTTATTTTTAATTTTATCTTCTAAATTATGAATTCCATAATTAATATAAATATGTTTATCAAATCTCGGATTAAAAATATGATAATCAACACCATTGATAATGCCGTAAAGTCTATTTTTTCTTTTTTTTAAATATTTATTCAAACCGCAGCCAAATTTAGGGGTTATTATCTCTTGAGCATAACGTTCGCTTACGGTATTAATTAAATCTGAATAAAGAATGGCCCTTTTAGTAAAATTGAGCCATTTAATTTTTTCTAAATCAGCAGGAGGGGTTCCTTTTCCTCTGTCTTTTTTTTCCGGCGGAACCTCCCACCAATTAAATGGTCCTTGAAACATTAAATTATGAATAGTAAAGAGTGTAGCGCCTCCATTTAACAAAGCGTCATTTTTATATTTTGTTTTTAAAAAATTAGCTATAAGTCCCGTTTGCCAATCATGACTGTGATAAACATCTACTTTCCAATGAAAAGCTCTTATCATTTCAAGCGCGGCAAGATTAAAAAGTAAAAAACGCAATCCATCGTCTAAGCTGCCGTAGAGATGATTGTTCTCCCCAAAAAGAGAATTTTCCGAGATAAAAAAAACAGGATATTTGTCCTGGGTTATAGTTTTGAAATAATTAAATTTAAAATTTCTACCAACGTAAGGAATATCTATTTCTAAGTCCAATTTTTTAATGGGAAAATTTTTTTCTTTAATAAATTTATAAAAAGGAGTTACCACTGAAACATGATGTCCTATTCTTTTTAGGGCACGTGGCAAAGAACGGCTTACATCGGCTAAACCGCCCGTTTTAGAATAAGGAGAAATTTCTGAACTAAATTGAACTATCTCCAAATGTTTCATAAACGCGATTTTATAAATAACCTAAATGGCGGGCAGCGATAATAAACATAGCATAACTCCAAGCTAAAGGATAAACGCCAACTCGATCATCAGAAAAAATCTGTTCTGGCAAATATCCTTGATAAGGAGCGAGTTTGTCTAAGGGCCAAATAAAGTAATCTCTCGCTTTTTTAATATTTCCAATTTTAATAAAATAAATAGAAAGCCAAAAGTTCAAAACTGGCCAAGCTCCCCCTCCTTCGGCGGCGCTGCCCTCGCTATCAAAATAATCAAATTGATAACGATGCACGCCTCCATCAATAACTATATTTTTTTCAATCGCTTCAATAGTATTTTTAATTTTAATATCTTGGTAATCAAAAATTTCAAAAGGCCAAGCTAAACCAATTAAGGAAGCATCTATATTCGTATCATTAACTTTCCCTGCATTGCGATAAAAATAACCATCTTGAGAAGAATATGCTTTATTAATTTGGTTAATCATTTCCAATGCTTTTTCTTTCCAAATGGATTCTCCCAACATAGTTGATGCCCCGAGAAGACCACGAGCGCAAGCAGCCAAAGAATAAGTATGGTTATTAGCCATAGTTAAAGTTGTTTGGCGATAGCGTTCTTCCCAAATATCAATCGTATGCTCTTTAAAATGCTCTCCCTGCCAATCATCAACTAAACCATCAGCTAATCTTCTAATTAAATCTTCAATATCTTTTGTTAATGGTTTCCCTTTATAAAGTTGATTTATTACCCAAAGCATAGTGCCACTTTGGTCAGGTTGAAACATTTTGCCCATACTGCCAAAACGGCCATTAGTTGAATAATTAGAATATAGAATTTTAGTACGAGCGAAATCTTGAGGTCTTTCCCATAGCCAATCAAAAAATTTTTTTTCAAATCTTAATCCTAAATAATGAGCAGCTAAAACGATAAAGGCAGCATCTCTTGGCCAAACCCAACGATAGTTTGCTCCAGTACGAGGATAATATATTTTATCCGTGTTAGCCGCAACAATAGCTCCATTTTCTAAAAAACAATCTTTAAAAATTTCGCGAGATTGTTCTATTATTTTATTAATTGTTTGCTCTGAAATTGATGCTTTGGACATAATAAAAATATGTCAAATATTAAATATTAAATTCTATATTTTATTTTCCACAATTTTGTCCGTAAGCAATGGCTAATGCTAAAGCGTCAGCAGCATCATCGGGTTTAGGAATATTTTTTAATTTTAAAACCTTTTTTACTGTTTTTTGAACGTCTATTTTAGAAGCATGGCCATAACCAGTTAAAACCATTTTTACTTGAAGGGGAGCGACTTCTTTTATTTCTATTTTTCGGCGACTAATTGGTTGGCTATCTCTATTTTGAGAAATTGCTAAAAGAATAACCCCCTTAACCTGACCTACGTTAATAGCTGTTTTGGCGTTTTTGGCAAAATAAACATTTTCAATGACTATTTTATCCGGCTCATAATAATCTAATAAATGCTTTGCTTGATGATAAATTAAGGAAAGACGGCGTTCAAAAGAGGTCTTGGCTAGTGTTTTAATACAGCCAAAAGTAACCAAAGAAAAAGAATTCTTCCCCTTTTTTTCTATTAAACCATATCCTGTAGTAGCTACCCCGGGGTCAAAACCCAAAATTAGCATAATAATATGTTAAATGTCAAATGCTAAATATCAAAATCAGAAATTTCTAATTTTGAAATTCCGCTCTTAGTAGGAACTTCGAAAAGAAATTCTAAATTCAATATTTATCCGATATTGGAATAATAATCATTAATATCGGGATTTTCATCTAATTCAGCAAAAATGGCGTCAACTTTCTTTTGATCTTCAGGAGATATTTTAATTAAATTTTTGGCAAACCACTCTATTTCAGCGTAATCAACTTTTAAATTCATTTCTTGCTCTAAGGCATTTTTTACTCTTTCTAAATCCTCTGTTTTGATTAAAACAACCAATTCATCGTTTTCTTTTTTAACATCTTCAACCCCTAAATCAATAATTTTAAGCTGTAATTCGTCTAAATCTTTTCCTTTCAAATCAGAAATTCTTATAACTCCCTTCTTCTCAAACATCCATAAAACACTATTTTGTTTAGCTAAATTGCCTCCATATTTTGATAAAATATGGCGTAAATTGGCTAAAGTGCGATTCCGATTATCCGTCAACACTTCAATAACCAAAGCAGCATTAGATGGTAAATAGGCTTCGTAAGTTACGCTTTCTATGGCCGTCTCTTTGGTTTTACCGATACCCCGGTCAATAGCCCTTTCTACATTAATATTAGGCATATTAATTTGCCTTGCTTTATCTATAGCCAATCGAAGTTTAAAATTCATTTGAGGGTCTCCTCCTCCTTCT includes:
- the glgA_2 gene encoding Glycogen synthase encodes the protein MKHLEIVQFSSEISPYSKTGGLADVSRSLPRALKRIGHHVSVVTPFYKFIKEKNFPIKKLDLEIDIPYVGRNFKFNYFKTITQDKYPVFFISENSLFGENNHLYGSLDDGLRFLLFNLAALEMIRAFHWKVDVYHSHDWQTGLIANFLKTKYKNDALLNGGATLFTIHNLMFQGPFNWWEVPPEKKDRGKGTPPADLEKIKWLNFTKRAILYSDLINTVSERYAQEIITPKFGCGLNKYLKKRKNRLYGIINGVDYHIFNPRFDKHIYINYGIHNLEDKIKNKVLLQKEYNLEVNRNLPLIGMANRLTEQKGFELILQILDKLLVLPLQIAIIGSGEKSYIKTFKKVQKQYPKKFLFITPFREDLSRKIYAASDLYLMPSRFEPCGISQLISLRYGSIPIVYKVGGLTDTITDYNPTTEKGNGFVFTSYSSSDLLMAITRALENYKHRRKWRNLVVKSMKQSYSWVLPAEKYVALYEKAIEINKK
- the amyA_1 gene encoding Alpha-amylase 1; its protein translation is MSWINFLHFYQPFNQQFDILERVVNESYRPLIKGFLSNSKAKAVFNINGGLLELLDKYGFVDIIENLKILIKREQIELTGSAIYHPFLPLLPEEEIVRQVNLNNKTLIKYLGKVDLLGFFSPELAINLNLAKIIENLGFSWIIAEELAAPLGKPDFNQVYSIEGTKDLKILFRYKRLSVLILSAILRNINSLKEEIGEDLKKKKYILTVMDAETFGHHRPGLQEFLFDIYKSPDFSSCFCKGTEVVNKLKTKEKISIRPSTWSSEEQDFYLEKEKNTLKSYPFLLWQDPSNPIHQKQWEFTYFVIDQVKNLKNEANYHIIREKLDKAISSDSYWWASAKPWWSLEMIEEGAWALKDVIFSAENISSEIKAKAEKYYQEIIDLAFSWQRQGLIREAYRKAYRTSQNNKPYKERVYGATYNSMILEFEDEMKKAIEKQEFEKAIKWRDAIYKLKSGADIYDVLHVIDDLSISRHLPSLKSYWEYNVKEFSPFAQKHFEEFSQEEFIKVQRKKLLEFLEKAFLEWQEGKSFGEASHPLGFSWDKFNNFYLTEIPAGDITYQLEKNVWDSYSQAKFEKEGFHQNPGQNKYYVFKDKLKIIIDENSVLYHFFQFLKTKDKNKGKYLTISLLAENIAWVPLPFKRKNSHLEIKIPYIISAPFNFKFKISGFSPKNNKGKHIKYSFKDYLKKILGYLDFYLRKLIWQLG
- the ruvC gene encoding Crossover junction endodeoxyribonuclease RuvC codes for the protein MLILGFDPGVATTGYGLIEKKGKNSFSLVTFGCIKTLAKTSFERRLSLIYHQAKHLLDYYEPDKIVIENVYFAKNAKTAINVGQVKGVILLAISQNRDSQPISRRKIEIKEVAPLQVKMVLTGYGHASKIDVQKTVKKVLKLKNIPKPDDAADALALAIAYGQNCGK
- the amyA_2 gene encoding Alpha-amylase 1 yields the protein MFWVNVLHFYQPSWQTKKIVDKVVDEAYQPILNILEKNPYIKITLNVSASLVEHFNNFGYNHILNQIKFLAEKGQIEFLGSAKYHPILPLLPQKEAIRQIKLNEETCSKHFGKFWQPRPYGFFLPELAYNKKTAQIIDKLGYKYIILDEISYNGKIGQDIFNNNWRIDKLNLLVIFRHRILSNVFFDKDLRDEAKFWSVLKEDGRSKNILITAFDGENLGHHFKKRDEIWAKLLLNPKIKILLGKESFSLFKKEKTVEPLSSSWSSTEEQLQNNIPYGLWKHPENIIHQYQWQLTELALKAIKLGRGNSNFKSARRLLDEALSSDGYWWASANPWWNPHIVFRSVDLFLKIFTLLKKDLPVSYFNQAQTIKNKIDQEIDKCLKSGRCIMTKSIGEK
- the yebC gene encoding putative transcriptional regulatory protein YebC codes for the protein MSGHSKWAKLKHSKGAIDAKKGSLFTKVARMITVAAREGGGDPQMNFKLRLAIDKARQINMPNINVERAIDRGIGKTKETAIESVTYEAYLPSNAALVIEVLTDNRNRTLANLRHILSKYGGNLAKQNSVLWMFEKKGVIRISDLKGKDLDELQLKIIDLGVEDVKKENDELVVLIKTEDLERVKNALEQEMNLKVDYAEIEWFAKNLIKISPEDQKKVDAIFAELDENPDINDYYSNIG
- a CDS encoding Trehalase, whose amino-acid sequence is MSKASISEQTINKIIEQSREIFKDCFLENGAIVAANTDKIYYPRTGANYRWVWPRDAAFIVLAAHYLGLRFEKKFFDWLWERPQDFARTKILYSNYSTNGRFGSMGKMFQPDQSGTMLWVINQLYKGKPLTKDIEDLIRRLADGLVDDWQGEHFKEHTIDIWEERYRQTTLTMANNHTYSLAACARGLLGASTMLGESIWKEKALEMINQINKAYSSQDGYFYRNAGKVNDTNIDASLIGLAWPFEIFDYQDIKIKNTIEAIEKNIVIDGGVHRYQFDYFDSEGSAAEGGGAWPVLNFWLSIYFIKIGNIKKARDYFIWPLDKLAPYQGYLPEQIFSDDRVGVYPLAWSYAMFIIAARHLGYL